One window of the Archangium primigenium genome contains the following:
- a CDS encoding SDR family NAD(P)-dependent oxidoreductase, with protein sequence MRPPIDSGTVLITGASSGVGREIARQLAYRARTLVLVARSAERLETLRDELFARNPTLGVVVEQCDLAQPEDVDALLDSLRRNLIHVDVLVNCAGLGDYGLYERESWSRIHQMMRVNLTAPLLLAHRLVRGMVERKRGGILTVGAAGSNSFAPGMAVYCATRRFLDGFTESLRLELLGTGVVVTQVSPGAVDTRVDEQAGAEDQVAPPPAWMRISAARCAFEAIAAFERGLPRVHPGLMHRWMTRLSAILPRRVRRASGLGAARRLRHGAPELEPSLHPQPTLDLAFAPVPEAR encoded by the coding sequence ATGCGTCCGCCCATCGATTCCGGCACCGTGCTCATCACGGGGGCCTCCTCGGGCGTTGGCCGGGAGATCGCCCGCCAACTCGCCTACCGGGCCCGGACGTTGGTGCTGGTGGCCCGGAGCGCGGAGCGTCTGGAGACACTGCGCGACGAGCTCTTCGCGCGCAACCCCACGCTCGGCGTGGTGGTGGAGCAGTGTGACCTGGCCCAGCCCGAGGACGTGGACGCGCTGCTCGACTCCCTGCGCCGCAACCTCATCCACGTGGACGTGCTGGTGAACTGCGCGGGCCTGGGGGACTACGGCTTGTACGAGCGCGAGAGCTGGTCGCGCATCCACCAGATGATGCGGGTGAACCTGACGGCGCCCCTGCTGCTCGCCCATCGGCTCGTGCGGGGCATGGTGGAGCGCAAGCGCGGCGGCATCCTCACGGTGGGCGCCGCGGGCAGCAACTCGTTCGCGCCAGGCATGGCCGTCTATTGCGCCACCCGCCGCTTCCTGGACGGCTTCACCGAGTCCTTGCGGCTGGAGCTCTTGGGCACCGGGGTGGTGGTGACGCAGGTGTCGCCCGGCGCGGTGGACACCCGCGTGGACGAGCAGGCGGGCGCGGAGGACCAGGTGGCGCCGCCGCCCGCGTGGATGCGCATCTCCGCGGCGCGCTGTGCCTTCGAGGCCATCGCGGCCTTCGAGCGGGGGCTGCCCCGGGTGCATCCGGGCTTGATGCACCGGTGGATGACGCGACTGAGCGCCATTCTGCCCCGGCGGGTGCGGCGGGCGTCGGGACTGGGAGCGGCGCGGCGGCTGCGGCACGGCGCGCCGGAGCTGGAGCCCTCCCTCCACCCCCAGCCGACCCTGGACCTGGCGTTCGCCCCCGTGCCCGAGGCGCGCTGA
- a CDS encoding DUF6603 domain-containing protein, which produces MSLKPDSATGKFPHVADFAARVEMPLTGSDFTQLVFEGVFTRKFGSALVVQCNIVEEKGIPLHALFGGVAPALGLTIPEELSIPIRRNFVLVLAGERNAQGRTRPRLLLGGGLSAEVDLGQLPLVGLYFSSAQTGASVSVDLLVATARFSKEEVQALNGVLEEMTSPCRIRASSAAAQELERGAWFVAYAALGELVRSWYMPLKRRRQPGAGGVFSARGLVPRQLTRAALDDLPITLADNGAWLTVQRSVGPVHFEKLGLIYRDGAVQFVPEIVLTVGDLRLSLSGVSVRLPMPSGAAQLLVEGFGLEYENATLRIAGAFLRKKRENYEEYAGMAALQMGVKGQSLGLAAIGAYAVPNGGQPSLFLYATLDYPLGGPPFFFVTGLAAGFGYNRAFTAPKLEDVQEFPLVKQAVEGTGDWNSDNATEAVATQLEALTQYLKIQPDTGFLTIGVKFTSFKMLEGFALLYAAIGKGFELGMLGIARLTVPFSKPGAAAKDPLVYVELALQARFAPEEGVVMVRGQLTPNSYLLGKACKLTGGFAFATWFAGPHAGDFVLTQGGYHPSFKKPEHYPDVPRVGFDWRVDSKISIRGESYFALCAHAVMAGGYLEARYDSGSAWASFTMGADFLISWRPYAYDIRLYVRFRAGLGCLKGSVGADLHIWGPSFGGKAQLDFWLFSVTVKFGNQGSVAPVPIAWDEFRSSFLPEDKEIVSAAVAEGLLRQYRSTQGDEVWIVNPKEFALVTDSVIPSKTAVFVPSDASFQGNQSLGVAPMAVETDQMESEHRVSIQYGDTEVVSDKFVVREEKRKVPEALWGAPKTQMVGGKKRLRFPGVNDRSFVNDTLAGLRIEPAAVPNPAETKSLPVELLRYETSTMPDAYAWQTLSAFRARDLEDDARRTAIRESIAHNSARDALLSSLGFVPAEHVALRADVANLFVFAPQVKEA; this is translated from the coding sequence ATGTCCCTCAAGCCCGACAGCGCCACGGGGAAGTTTCCTCACGTCGCCGATTTCGCGGCCCGGGTGGAGATGCCCCTCACGGGCAGTGACTTCACGCAGCTCGTCTTCGAGGGCGTGTTCACCCGGAAGTTCGGCAGCGCACTCGTGGTGCAGTGCAACATCGTGGAGGAGAAGGGAATCCCGCTGCACGCCCTCTTTGGCGGTGTGGCTCCGGCGCTCGGGCTGACCATCCCCGAGGAGCTGTCCATCCCCATCCGGCGGAACTTCGTCCTGGTGCTCGCGGGTGAGCGGAACGCCCAAGGGCGGACGCGACCCCGGTTGCTGCTCGGGGGCGGGCTGAGCGCCGAGGTGGACCTGGGGCAGTTGCCCCTGGTGGGGCTGTACTTCAGCTCCGCCCAGACGGGCGCGAGCGTCTCGGTGGATCTGCTGGTGGCCACCGCCCGCTTTTCCAAGGAGGAGGTCCAGGCGCTCAACGGCGTGCTGGAGGAGATGACGTCGCCCTGCCGCATCCGCGCCTCGAGCGCGGCCGCGCAGGAGTTGGAGCGGGGCGCCTGGTTCGTCGCGTACGCGGCCCTCGGGGAGCTGGTGCGCTCCTGGTACATGCCGCTCAAGCGGCGGCGTCAGCCGGGTGCGGGCGGTGTGTTCTCCGCGCGCGGGCTCGTGCCGAGGCAGCTCACACGCGCCGCGCTGGATGACCTCCCCATCACGCTCGCGGACAACGGCGCCTGGCTCACCGTGCAGCGCTCCGTGGGGCCCGTGCACTTCGAGAAGCTGGGGCTCATCTACCGGGACGGCGCCGTGCAGTTCGTACCGGAGATCGTCCTGACCGTGGGCGACCTCCGGCTGTCACTCTCCGGGGTGTCCGTGCGGCTGCCCATGCCGAGCGGCGCCGCGCAACTGCTCGTGGAGGGCTTCGGGCTCGAGTACGAGAACGCCACGCTGCGCATCGCGGGCGCCTTCCTGCGCAAGAAGCGGGAGAACTACGAGGAGTACGCCGGCATGGCGGCGCTGCAGATGGGCGTGAAGGGCCAGTCGCTCGGCCTCGCGGCCATTGGCGCCTACGCCGTGCCCAACGGGGGCCAGCCGTCGCTGTTCCTCTACGCCACGCTCGACTACCCGCTCGGCGGCCCGCCCTTCTTCTTCGTCACCGGCCTGGCCGCGGGCTTCGGCTACAACCGCGCCTTCACCGCGCCCAAGCTGGAGGACGTGCAGGAGTTCCCCCTGGTCAAACAGGCCGTGGAGGGCACGGGGGATTGGAATTCGGACAACGCCACCGAGGCCGTCGCCACGCAGCTCGAGGCGCTCACCCAGTATCTGAAGATCCAACCCGACACGGGCTTCCTGACGATCGGGGTGAAGTTCACCTCGTTCAAGATGCTGGAGGGCTTCGCGCTGCTGTACGCGGCCATCGGCAAGGGGTTCGAGCTGGGGATGCTCGGGATCGCGCGCCTGACGGTGCCCTTCTCCAAGCCCGGCGCGGCGGCGAAGGATCCGCTCGTGTACGTGGAGCTGGCGCTGCAGGCGCGCTTCGCCCCGGAAGAGGGCGTGGTGATGGTGCGCGGGCAGCTCACGCCCAACTCCTATCTCCTGGGCAAGGCGTGCAAGCTCACGGGTGGCTTCGCGTTCGCCACGTGGTTCGCCGGTCCCCACGCGGGGGATTTCGTGCTGACCCAGGGCGGCTACCACCCGTCCTTCAAGAAGCCCGAGCACTACCCGGACGTGCCCCGGGTGGGCTTCGACTGGCGGGTGGACAGCAAGATCTCCATCCGGGGCGAGTCCTACTTCGCGCTGTGCGCCCACGCGGTCATGGCGGGCGGCTACCTCGAGGCGCGCTACGATAGCGGATCGGCCTGGGCGTCCTTCACGATGGGCGCCGACTTCCTCATCAGCTGGCGGCCGTATGCCTATGACATCCGCCTGTATGTGCGCTTCCGCGCGGGCCTGGGCTGTCTCAAGGGCAGCGTGGGCGCGGACCTGCACATCTGGGGGCCGTCGTTCGGTGGCAAGGCGCAGTTGGACTTCTGGCTGTTCAGCGTGACGGTGAAGTTCGGCAACCAGGGGAGCGTGGCGCCCGTGCCCATCGCCTGGGACGAGTTCCGCTCGTCCTTCCTGCCCGAGGACAAGGAGATCGTCAGCGCCGCCGTGGCCGAGGGTCTGTTGCGTCAGTACCGCTCGACCCAGGGGGACGAGGTGTGGATCGTCAACCCCAAGGAGTTCGCGCTGGTGACGGACTCGGTCATTCCGAGCAAGACGGCCGTCTTCGTGCCCTCCGACGCGTCGTTCCAGGGCAACCAGTCCCTGGGCGTGGCGCCCATGGCGGTGGAGACGGACCAGATGGAGAGCGAACACCGCGTGTCCATCCAGTACGGGGACACGGAGGTGGTGAGCGACAAGTTCGTCGTGCGCGAGGAGAAGCGCAAGGTGCCCGAGGCGCTGTGGGGGGCACCCAAGACGCAGATGGTGGGTGGGAAGAAGCGGCTGCGCTTTCCCGGCGTCAACGACCGCTCCTTCGTGAACGACACGCTCGCCGGGCTGCGCATCGAGCCCGCGGCCGTGCCCAACCCCGCGGAGACGAAGTCCCTGCCCGTGGAGCTGCTGCGCTACGAGACCTCGACGATGCCGGACGCCTATGCCTGGCAGACGCTGTCGGCCTTTCGCGCCCGGGACCTCGAGGACGACGCACGACGCACGGCCATCCGCGAGTCCATCGCCCACAATTCCGCGCGAGACGCATTGCTCTCGTCCCTGGGCTTCGTGCCCGCCGAACACGTCGCGCTGCGCGCCGATGTCGCCAACCTCTTCGTTTTCGCTCCCCAGGTGAAGGAAGCGTGA
- a CDS encoding universal stress protein: MTAPSRILVPVDLMEGSQAIVDYAVTLARPFNAAIEVMHAWEPPQYVAPDLLVAAPGWNPQPLEKMALETARESLRKFVGGIHGAGAVTQRMEVGEPASAVLRVAESGGFNLIVMGTHGRRGLPRLLMGSVAHKVISRAHCPVLTLRVPEAKDA, translated from the coding sequence ATGACCGCGCCATCCCGCATCCTCGTCCCCGTGGACCTGATGGAGGGCTCCCAGGCCATCGTCGACTACGCGGTCACGCTCGCCCGGCCCTTCAACGCCGCCATCGAGGTGATGCACGCGTGGGAGCCGCCCCAGTACGTGGCGCCGGATCTCCTCGTGGCCGCGCCGGGCTGGAACCCCCAGCCGCTGGAGAAGATGGCGCTGGAGACGGCGCGCGAGTCCCTGCGCAAGTTCGTGGGCGGCATCCATGGCGCGGGCGCCGTCACCCAGCGCATGGAGGTGGGCGAGCCCGCCTCGGCGGTCCTCCGCGTGGCGGAGTCGGGGGGCTTCAACCTCATCGTCATGGGCACGCACGGCCGCCGCGGGCTGCCGCGCCTGCTCATGGGCAGCGTGGCCCACAAGGTCATCTCCCGGGCGCACTGCCCGGTGCTCACCCTGCGGGTGCCCGAGGCGAAGGACGCCTAG
- a CDS encoding phage tail protein, whose protein sequence is MADTTADKKKPFGFEVNYELFNTRGERLRERLLIENPGAAQVLMLGIVNALVKENERITLNPREQADSTNHHFRLRFAANTLARRSVGVEGEDWVSSRVDNSDGSTEIFLSWRSPAVTLQPGEWLSVGLKGVSAQPEAGAQVVMELKWPKPTIEKDPTAALTIELNGPGQGGEYELEAQRPLGTLNRQGRPDNPLRVGFVGNNQVLNVDNAQGTLRLRLSNEAPVGSQEGTLRFMYDTNSLTRTSRLVVALPVGTVADAPWALGTEQQVKDITFSTLPDWSRSAATLSADKTRLEWTFTPTKEVTLAPRAAWELQLGKLVTQHPDGPTELVVRCENVPGYWDGERVCVIEKAPLVFGQKVDASHDYSGHVGVGNPNPTVRFYLQGGHLRANNADIQHEKSFVFRSDMAKTGDFDAARFLKHDETTPLMALRSNGRLELSTTENGDGFIHSSRASSVRLGTRIDGSGAWFGALSNDSLKFFTNGGIVLMTLAKDGLVSIRERIKDKTGWLVPVGTIVCFGGDTAPEGWLKCDGRIYKRADYADLYAVVKDHYKTDGDNPLPGATEFRVPTLQGRVPVGFQPTAFPLGAMAGAMMHKLEVSEMPHHTHGVLDDGHFHQFTATNAEGRGGSVVPNRDADNGIVWHSTDSVKTGVRVEGAGGNVAHNNMQPYTVVNFIIKY, encoded by the coding sequence ATGGCCGACACCACCGCCGACAAGAAGAAGCCGTTTGGTTTTGAAGTCAATTACGAGCTGTTCAACACGCGCGGGGAGCGGCTGCGCGAGCGGTTGCTCATCGAGAACCCGGGCGCGGCGCAGGTGCTGATGCTGGGCATCGTCAACGCCCTGGTGAAGGAGAACGAGCGCATCACCTTGAATCCGCGCGAGCAGGCGGATTCCACCAACCACCACTTCCGCCTGCGCTTCGCCGCGAACACCCTGGCGCGGCGCTCGGTGGGCGTGGAGGGCGAGGATTGGGTCTCGTCCCGCGTGGACAACTCGGACGGGTCCACGGAGATCTTCCTGTCCTGGCGCAGCCCGGCGGTGACCCTCCAACCCGGGGAGTGGCTCTCCGTGGGGCTCAAGGGCGTGTCGGCCCAGCCCGAGGCGGGCGCCCAGGTGGTGATGGAGCTCAAGTGGCCCAAGCCCACGATCGAGAAGGACCCGACCGCGGCCCTCACCATCGAGCTGAACGGCCCGGGACAGGGAGGGGAGTACGAGCTGGAAGCCCAGAGGCCGCTCGGGACGCTCAACCGCCAGGGCCGGCCGGACAACCCCCTGCGCGTGGGCTTCGTGGGGAACAATCAGGTGCTCAACGTGGACAACGCGCAGGGCACGCTGCGCCTGCGGTTGAGCAACGAGGCGCCCGTCGGCAGCCAGGAGGGCACGCTGCGCTTCATGTACGACACGAATTCGCTCACGCGCACCTCGCGCCTGGTGGTGGCGCTGCCAGTGGGCACGGTGGCGGATGCGCCATGGGCCCTGGGCACCGAGCAGCAGGTCAAGGACATCACCTTCTCCACGCTCCCGGACTGGAGCCGCTCGGCCGCCACGCTCAGCGCGGACAAGACCCGGTTGGAGTGGACCTTCACCCCCACCAAGGAGGTGACACTGGCGCCCCGGGCGGCGTGGGAGCTTCAATTGGGCAAGCTGGTGACCCAACACCCCGATGGTCCGACGGAACTCGTGGTGCGCTGCGAGAACGTGCCCGGGTATTGGGATGGCGAGCGGGTGTGTGTCATTGAAAAGGCGCCGCTGGTGTTTGGCCAGAAAGTGGACGCGAGCCACGACTACTCGGGCCATGTGGGTGTTGGAAATCCCAACCCCACGGTTCGCTTCTACCTGCAGGGCGGACACCTGCGGGCGAACAACGCGGACATCCAACACGAAAAGTCTTTTGTCTTCCGCTCGGACATGGCCAAGACCGGTGACTTCGATGCTGCCAGGTTCCTCAAGCACGACGAAACCACGCCGTTGATGGCGTTGCGCAGCAATGGGCGGCTCGAACTCAGCACGACTGAAAATGGGGATGGGTTCATTCACTCGTCGAGGGCCTCGTCAGTGCGTCTGGGCACGCGAATCGACGGAAGTGGGGCATGGTTTGGAGCTTTATCGAACGACTCCCTTAAATTCTTCACCAACGGCGGCATCGTCCTGATGACGCTGGCTAAAGATGGGCTCGTGTCTATCCGTGAGCGCATCAAGGACAAGACGGGCTGGCTCGTCCCCGTGGGCACCATTGTCTGCTTCGGAGGTGACACGGCCCCCGAGGGCTGGCTGAAGTGCGATGGACGCATCTACAAGCGTGCCGATTACGCGGACCTCTACGCGGTGGTCAAAGACCATTACAAGACCGACGGAGACAATCCACTGCCTGGCGCGACGGAGTTCCGGGTCCCCACACTCCAGGGACGAGTGCCAGTAGGGTTTCAACCGACTGCATTTCCCCTGGGCGCCATGGCTGGTGCAATGATGCATAAGTTGGAAGTTTCGGAAATGCCACATCACACTCATGGCGTGTTGGACGACGGGCATTTCCATCAGTTCACCGCCACAAACGCCGAGGGCCGTGGTGGAAGTGTGGTGCCCAACCGAGATGCGGATAATGGGATTGTTTGGCACTCTACGGATAGTGTGAAGACGGGAGTCAGAGTGGAGGGAGCGGGCGGTAACGTTGCTCACAACAACATGCAGCCCTATACGGTCGTCAATTTCATCATCAAGTACTGA
- a CDS encoding CDP-alcohol phosphatidyltransferase family protein: MKIMAMPEQRAARLELKPHVLVLDQQQSYKRLEEDALVRTLREGCRGFALRHLPYRLSPVILGLPGLLLHLVLLVAVHTLEHARWMYGLWVVCRVLHFCLDAMDGTQARRNGTQSTARHFWDHWVDVANSAMAVMIVAQLGPRQGLSLMPYLLLTTTGQLFFYLGLCRYFATGVMRDPYINHLWNYVFCLFLGLSVCVQGLDVLTWPLFQQVYAVLSLTAFGAGFWSLLRDVLLMARSRLSSVAFYVRILAAPLLILGLYVTCLRSWDDVFSARALVAIAMSSLTVGIHSRQLVNKAPAWVTPESALFLLVLPLSSLPLALQPALRHGLLGVMVLVMILQLVRALREMVAQYPEIGFPLVWLSESHRPVLLPVSNKLV, encoded by the coding sequence ATGAAGATCATGGCGATGCCCGAGCAGCGCGCAGCACGGTTGGAGTTGAAGCCCCACGTATTGGTCCTCGATCAGCAGCAGAGCTACAAGCGCCTGGAGGAGGACGCCCTCGTGCGGACGCTCCGGGAGGGCTGCCGCGGCTTCGCCCTCCGACACCTGCCCTACCGGCTGTCTCCCGTCATCCTCGGCCTGCCCGGACTGCTCCTCCACCTGGTCCTGCTCGTCGCCGTGCATACCCTGGAGCACGCGCGCTGGATGTACGGGCTCTGGGTGGTCTGCCGGGTGCTCCATTTCTGTCTGGATGCCATGGACGGCACCCAGGCCCGGCGCAATGGAACCCAGTCCACCGCGCGCCACTTCTGGGACCATTGGGTCGACGTCGCCAACTCCGCCATGGCGGTGATGATCGTGGCGCAGCTCGGGCCGCGGCAGGGGCTCTCCCTGATGCCCTACCTGCTGCTCACCACCACCGGGCAGCTGTTCTTCTACCTGGGCCTGTGCCGCTACTTCGCCACGGGCGTCATGCGCGACCCCTACATCAATCACCTCTGGAACTATGTCTTCTGTCTGTTCCTGGGGCTGTCCGTCTGTGTCCAGGGCCTGGACGTCCTCACGTGGCCCCTCTTCCAACAGGTGTACGCGGTGCTGAGCCTCACCGCCTTCGGGGCGGGCTTCTGGTCCCTGCTGCGGGATGTGCTGCTCATGGCCCGCTCGCGGCTGTCCTCGGTCGCCTTCTATGTGCGGATTCTCGCGGCCCCGCTGCTCATCCTCGGCCTGTACGTGACGTGCTTGCGGAGCTGGGACGACGTGTTCTCCGCGCGGGCCCTGGTCGCCATCGCCATGAGCAGCCTCACGGTGGGCATCCACTCGCGCCAGCTCGTCAACAAGGCGCCCGCCTGGGTCACGCCCGAGAGCGCCCTGTTCCTGCTGGTGCTGCCCCTGTCGAGCCTGCCCCTGGCGCTCCAGCCCGCGCTGCGCCACGGGCTGCTGGGCGTGATGGTGTTGGTGATGATCCTCCAGCTTGTCCGCGCGCTCCGGGAGATGGTCGCGCAGTACCCGGAGATTGGCTTTCCCCTGGTCTGGTTGTCCGAGTCCCATCGGCCCGTGCTCCTCCCGGTCAGCAACAAGCTCGTGTGA
- a CDS encoding spermidine synthase — protein sequence MAESRKPRVVHEAPSPFGTIYVVDEGDQRSLRFDSVEGTLQSAFLKSDPLAVSTNYVRVAASGLAFTRRRERALVVGLGGGAFPLMLHRRLPRIRVDVVELNPVVVEVARRFFGVRPDSRLRIHVEDGGRYIQRREPPYDLIFLDAFLDEGTPAHLKEETFLELVRARLHTDGVVVLNIALERPRSLEARIAAFARVFPGGVLLRGTPETGNRILVGARRRLPAEPVFRKRMERLSRELEIPALSPSVVSFEPLPG from the coding sequence ATGGCCGAGTCCAGGAAGCCCCGCGTGGTGCACGAGGCGCCCTCCCCGTTTGGGACCATCTACGTGGTGGACGAAGGCGACCAGCGCTCGCTGCGCTTCGACAGCGTCGAGGGCACGCTGCAGAGCGCCTTCCTCAAAAGCGATCCCCTGGCGGTCTCCACGAACTACGTGCGCGTGGCGGCCTCGGGCCTCGCCTTCACCCGGCGTCGAGAGCGCGCACTCGTGGTGGGACTGGGCGGCGGGGCCTTTCCGCTGATGCTGCACCGCCGGCTGCCGCGCATCCGGGTGGACGTGGTGGAGCTCAACCCCGTGGTGGTGGAGGTGGCCCGGCGCTTCTTCGGGGTGCGTCCGGACTCCCGGCTGCGCATCCACGTGGAGGATGGCGGGCGCTACATCCAGCGCCGCGAGCCGCCCTACGATCTCATCTTCCTCGACGCCTTCCTGGACGAGGGCACCCCCGCGCACCTCAAGGAGGAGACGTTCCTGGAACTGGTGCGTGCCCGGCTCCACACCGACGGGGTCGTGGTGCTCAACATCGCCTTGGAGCGGCCCCGCTCACTGGAGGCGCGCATCGCGGCCTTCGCGCGGGTCTTCCCTGGAGGGGTGCTCTTGCGCGGCACGCCGGAGACGGGCAACCGCATCCTCGTGGGCGCCCGGCGGCGGCTTCCCGCCGAACCCGTGTTCCGCAAGCGCATGGAGCGGCTGTCCCGGGAGCTGGAGATCCCCGCGCTCTCCCCGAGCGTGGTGTCCTTCGAGCCCCTCCCCGGCTGA
- a CDS encoding kelch repeat-containing protein, whose translation MNTWALPAKQEETSKSSEPRCTYIGASIMTKAPAHLLLVLACVLSASCGSPDTGSAQFAVSVRQELATAISRVSITSSAADFPSITQDLALTAGSWSGTIGNIPAGYNRSFLAQAFDSSGTKLFEGSVSDITIYASKMTAVAIILQQFGPPPPFQNEAPVIDSLVASSTTTVAGGSISLVATAHDPNTGDTSSYAWTATAGTFSMPTALSSSWTAPKTTGLQRLTFTVTDSGGLSSKVTLVVNVTYADGEGEAKLDLSFNSSPSISAMSATPTQLPVGQRSIVSASVSDPDGDSLSYAWSASCAGSWDNASSPTAQFTPSELPAGTCNNCRLTVKISDGRGGSNSGTVALCVSNTSQINHLNPVIVRSYRSSDTATAAQVLTYEVDANDPEGSALTFSWTANTGTIGTPSNSSSSSRVTWTAPSCVSPSTSPTIVATVTNGFNLTATRSFSVTGLTSCSGWSSTGSMAEPRQWYTATRLSDGKVLVTGGTNSTTQQMATAEVYDPVSGTWSAAGSMAFSRLNQAAVLLPDGKVLVSGGNRFGNAIENVEVFVPVSGIWKSTQSTAARRRYHTATLLLNGKALIAGGDVGGTAEVYDPSSETWSTAGVMTERRWEHTATLLPGGKVLVTGGYNFSSSSMLVTAEEYDPSLGTWSATGAMTDPRRYFTATLLPNGKVLVVGGYNVNTALRTAEVYDPASRKWSATSSMAVTRAGHTATLLPNGKVLVAGGNYGNSVSAEIYDPATGTWIAAGTMSAVQRNGHTAELLLNGKVLVMGGSGATSRLATAELYTP comes from the coding sequence GTGAACACCTGGGCATTGCCAGCCAAGCAAGAGGAAACGTCGAAAAGCAGTGAACCGCGCTGCACTTACATCGGAGCATCCATCATGACAAAAGCACCTGCCCACTTGCTGCTCGTGCTTGCTTGTGTCTTGTCTGCAAGCTGCGGTTCTCCCGACACGGGTTCGGCTCAGTTTGCCGTGTCCGTGCGCCAGGAATTGGCTACCGCCATCTCGCGGGTCTCCATCACGTCAAGCGCCGCCGACTTTCCCTCCATTACTCAGGACCTTGCTCTTACCGCTGGCAGTTGGAGCGGAACCATCGGCAACATCCCTGCGGGCTACAATCGCTCGTTCCTCGCGCAAGCGTTCGACTCTTCGGGAACCAAGCTCTTCGAGGGGTCCGTTTCTGATATCACCATTTACGCCAGCAAGATGACTGCGGTTGCCATCATTCTCCAGCAATTCGGCCCACCACCTCCATTCCAGAATGAGGCGCCGGTGATCGACTCATTGGTGGCTTCATCCACCACCACGGTGGCGGGTGGATCCATCTCTCTAGTGGCCACTGCGCATGATCCAAATACAGGCGATACGTCTTCCTATGCGTGGACCGCCACGGCTGGAACGTTCTCTATGCCGACCGCGCTCTCTAGTTCGTGGACGGCTCCTAAGACCACGGGCCTTCAAAGGCTCACTTTCACCGTGACGGACTCAGGTGGTTTGTCCTCCAAGGTCACCCTGGTTGTCAACGTCACCTATGCCGATGGAGAAGGTGAGGCGAAGCTCGACCTGTCCTTCAACAGTTCTCCCAGCATATCCGCTATGAGTGCTACCCCCACGCAACTGCCGGTGGGTCAGCGGTCTATTGTTTCAGCCTCGGTCTCTGACCCAGATGGAGACAGCCTTTCCTACGCATGGAGCGCGAGCTGTGCCGGGTCGTGGGACAACGCCTCTTCGCCCACTGCTCAGTTTACCCCTTCGGAACTTCCGGCCGGCACCTGCAACAACTGCCGTTTGACTGTGAAGATTTCGGACGGACGCGGAGGGAGCAACTCGGGCACCGTGGCCCTATGTGTCAGCAACACCTCTCAAATTAACCACCTCAACCCCGTTATTGTTCGCTCCTATCGCTCCTCGGATACGGCCACTGCTGCTCAAGTGCTGACGTATGAGGTGGACGCTAATGATCCGGAAGGCTCGGCGCTCACCTTTTCATGGACCGCTAATACAGGCACGATCGGCACGCCGAGCAACAGCAGCTCCAGTAGCCGCGTGACCTGGACCGCTCCTTCTTGTGTCAGCCCTAGCACCTCTCCCACCATTGTTGCCACCGTCACCAATGGTTTCAACTTGACGGCCACTAGGAGTTTCTCCGTGACGGGACTGACATCCTGCTCGGGCTGGAGTTCCACGGGGTCCATGGCCGAGCCTCGCCAATGGTACACGGCGACACGGTTGTCTGATGGCAAGGTGCTCGTCACAGGAGGAACTAACTCGACGACCCAACAGATGGCGACGGCAGAGGTGTACGACCCAGTCTCTGGCACGTGGAGCGCCGCTGGCTCGATGGCTTTCTCTCGTCTCAATCAAGCGGCGGTGTTGCTACCTGATGGCAAGGTACTCGTCTCCGGAGGGAACAGATTTGGCAATGCCATCGAAAATGTGGAGGTATTCGTTCCCGTCTCGGGCATCTGGAAGAGCACCCAATCCACGGCTGCCCGTCGTCGGTACCATACTGCAACGCTGCTGCTCAATGGCAAAGCGCTCATCGCTGGCGGAGATGTGGGAGGGACGGCTGAGGTGTATGATCCATCCTCGGAAACTTGGAGCACTGCAGGTGTCATGACGGAGCGTCGTTGGGAACATACGGCGACGCTGCTGCCTGGCGGCAAGGTGCTTGTCACGGGTGGGTATAACTTCAGTAGTAGCTCGATGCTCGTGACGGCGGAGGAATACGATCCGTCTCTTGGCACGTGGAGCGCTACCGGCGCCATGACCGATCCTCGTCGGTATTTCACGGCGACACTGTTGCCCAACGGCAAGGTGCTCGTCGTGGGTGGATACAACGTCAACACCGCTCTGCGGACAGCGGAGGTGTATGATCCAGCCTCGCGCAAGTGGAGCGCCACCAGTTCCATGGCCGTGACTCGCGCTGGACATACGGCGACGCTGTTGCCCAACGGCAAGGTGCTCGTCGCAGGGGGAAACTACGGTAACTCCGTCTCAGCTGAAATTTATGACCCGGCGACGGGCACCTGGATCGCGGCTGGTACTATGAGTGCCGTGCAGCGAAACGGACACACGGCGGAGCTGTTGCTCAACGGCAAGGTACTCGTCATGGGCGGCTCAGGAGCCACTAGCCGCCTTGCGACAGCGGAATTGTATACCCCTTGA